The Lutra lutra chromosome 10, mLutLut1.2, whole genome shotgun sequence genome contains a region encoding:
- the LOC125079085 gene encoding olfactory receptor 4C11-like, which produces MELNSSVNEFILLGLTQNVLKEKVVFVVFLFLYLATLMANLLIMMTLKYSRTLGSPMYFFLFYLSFADTCFSTTTAPRLIVDSVSEKKVISYNECITQIFAFHFFGCMEILVLVLMSLDRYVAICKPLRYTTIMSQGVCGTMVNMAWGVSCIHSSAQIFLALKLPFCGPNVIDNYFCDMPTLLKLACMDTHLINLLIVFNSGAICMVSFIVLLTSYIFILHSLNNQSAEGRKKALSTCTSHIIVVILFFVPCIFTYDRPVTTFPMDKMVAVFYTIGTPLLNPLIYTLRNAEVKNAMRKLWCNKL; this is translated from the coding sequence ATGGAATTGAATAGCAGTGTGAATGAATTCATTCTGCTTGGGTTAACCCAGAATGTTCTGAAAGAGAAAGTCGTGTTTGTGGTCTTCTTGTTTCTATACCTTGCAACTCTGATGGCAAATTTACTGATTATGATGACCCTAAAATACAGCCGGACACTTGGGAGCCCaatgtacttcttccttttctacttaTCCTTTGCTGATACCTGCTTCTCAACAACCACTGCTCCTAGGTTGATAGTAGACTCTGTATCTGAGAAGAAAGTCATCTCCTACAATGAGTGCATAACCCAGATTTTTGCATTTCACTTCTTTGGGTGCATGGAGATCTTGGTGCTCGTCCTCATGTCCTTAGATCGCTATGTGGCTATTTGTAAGCCCCTGCGGTACACAACTATCATGAGTCAAGGTGTCTGTGGTACAATGGTGAATATGGCCTGGGGGGTATCTTGTATCCATTCTTCTGCACAGATTTTCTTGGCTTTGAAACTACCATTCTGTGGACCCAATGTTATCGATAATTATTTCTGTGATATGCCAACTTTGTTGAAACTTGCATGCATGGAcactcatttaattaatttactcaTAGTTTTTAATAGTGGGGCTATCTGCATGGTAAGTTTCATAGTCCTGCTTAcctcttatatttttatcttacatTCTCTGAATAACCAGagtgcagaaggaagaaagaaagccctCTCCACCTGCACCTCCCACATTATCGTTGTCATCTTATTCTTTGTCCCATGTATATTCACATATGATCGTCCTGTAACTACATTTCCAATGGACAAGATGGTGGCTGTGTTTTACACTATTGGGACACCCTTGCTCAACCCTCTGATTTACACTCTGAGAAATGCAGAAGTGAAAAATGCCATGAGGAAGTTATGGTGCAACAAACTCTGa